A single genomic interval of Juglans regia cultivar Chandler chromosome 1, Walnut 2.0, whole genome shotgun sequence harbors:
- the LOC109009101 gene encoding uncharacterized protein LOC109009101, whose translation MQDPRMLQSEENLNPKIRKKKISTQKTLFHLQGNDVKEVHGGQGSSSLKTGPKTSKRNLKNEVSPLSQQPERSNSDSLPDSSTSGGEYRALRRKYLLLEEESFALGGELREIEDKVKTLEDEKLVLLDQLVVLEGLLDPSELQS comes from the coding sequence ATGCAAGATCCAAGGATGCTACAGTCTGAGGAAAATTTGAATCCAAAGATacggaaaaagaaaatctcaaccCAAAAGACTTTGTTTCATTTACAAGGAAATGATGTCAAAGAGGTTCATGGGGGACAAGGGTCTTCATCACTGAAAACAGGGCCGAAAACCTCCAAGAGAAACTTGAAGAATGAGGTTTCACCATTGTCCCAGCAACCGGAGAGATCCAACTCCGATTCATTGCCTGATTCTTCTACATCTGGAGGTGAGTACCGAGCATTGAGACGGAAGTATTTGTTGCTCGAAGAAGAGAGCTTTGCACTGGGGGGCGAGCTGAGAGAGATTGAAGACAAAGTCAAGACCCTTGAAGATGAGAAGCTGGTGCTGTTGGACCAGCTTGTTGTGTTAGAAGGCCTACTAGATCCTTCAGAGTTGCAGTCGTAG
- the LOC109009095 gene encoding subtilisin-like serine-protease S codes for MDSFVYAESRRRCIVLLYLFLGVFLAKIRFCFCAKVYVVYMGSKTGGNPNEILSQDHEMLASVHGGSIELAQASHVYSYRHGFRGFAAKLTEDQAFQISTIPGVVSVFPNSKRRLHTTHSWDFMGLVGEETMEIPGYSTKNQVNVIVGFIDTGIWPESPSFSDEAMPPVPSRWKGKCQSGEAFNASSCNRKVIGARYYMSGYEAEEESGNKMSFRSPRDSSGHGSHTASTAAGRYVENMNYKGLAAGGARGGAPMTRIAVYKTCWDSGCYDVDLLAAFDDAIRDGVHILSVSLGPAAPQGDYFIDAISLGSFHATAHGILVVSSAGNEGNQGSATNLAPWMLTVAASSTDRDFSSDIMLGDGTNFTGESLSLFEMNASARIISASQAYAGYFTPYQSSYCLESSLNSTKARGKVLVCRHAESSMESKLEKSVVVKEAGGVGMILVDEADKDVAIPFVIPAAIVGREKVDQILSYIKSTRKPVSRIFHAKTTLGSQPAPRVAAFSSKGPNALTPEILKPDVTAPGLNILAAWSPAIGKLHFNILSGTSMACPHVTGIATLIKAVYPSWSPSAIKSAIMTTATILDKNGKPLIVDPEGRRGNAFDYGSGFVNPTRVLDPGLVYDAKPRDYISFLCSIGYDKRSLHLVTRDNSTCHGAFRTPSSLNYPSITVPNLKDTFSVTRTVTNVGKPKSIYNALVSSPRGINVTVVPKRLIFDRFGQKIKFTVKFKVAAPSKGYVFGLLSWRNRDSLVSSPLVVRVAPSNLGLMR; via the exons ATGGATTCATTCGTTTATGCAGAGAGTAGGAGACGTTGCATCGTCTTGCTTTACCTGTTTCTTGGTGTTTTTCTTGCAAAGATCAGATTTTGCTTTTGCGCTAAG GTTTATGTAGTCTATATGGGAAGCAAAACTGGTGGAAACCCAAACGAGATTCTGAGTCAGGACCATGAAATGCTTGCATCTGTTCATGGAGGAAG CATCGAGCTAGCACAGGCATCTCACGTTTACAGTTACAGACATGGTTTCAGAGGCTTTGCTGCCAAGTTGACGGAAGACCAAGCTTTCCAGATTTCTA CGATACCGGGAGTGGTTTCGGTGTTTCCCAATTCGAAAAGAAGGCTACACACCACTCATTCGTGGGATTTCATGGGTCTTGTGGGCGAGGAAACCATGGAGATTCCTGGGTACTCCACCAAGAACCAAGTCAACGTTATTGTTGGTTTCATTGATACCG GAATTTGGCCTGAATCCCCAAGTTTTAGTGATGAAGCCATGCCTCCAGTGCCTTCCAGATGGAAAGGGAAATGCCAATCGGGAGAGGCATTCAATGCTTCATCTTGCAACAG GAAAGTGATTGGAGCTAGATACTATATGAGTGGCTACGAAGCAGAAGAAGAATCAGgaaacaaaatgtcatttaGATCTCCGAGGGACAGCTCTGGTCATGGAAGCCACACAGCCTCAACAGCTGCCGGTCGTTATGTCGAAAATATGAATTATAAGGGGCTGGCAGCTGGAGGAGCTAGAGGTGGTGCACCTATGACCAGGATTGCAGTGTACAAGACGTGTTGGGATTCCGGATGCTATGATGTGGACTTACTGGCTGCCTTTGATGATGCAATCAGAGATGGGGTTCACATCTTGTCTGTGTCTTTGGGTCCTGCTGCTCCCCAGGGTGACTATTTCATAGATGCTATTTCTTTGGGGTCATTCCATGCCACCGCTCATGGAATTTTGGTAGTTTCTTCGGCTGGAAATGAAGGAAACCAAGGCTCTGCAACCAATCTTGCACCATGGATGCTAACTGTTGCTGCTAGTTCAACAGATAGAGATTTTTCTTCCGATATCATGCTAGGTGATGGTACCAATTTCACG GGTGAAAGTCTCAGTCTCTTTGAAATGAATGCCTCAGCGAGGATCATTTCTGCCTCCCAAGCCTATGCTGGATATTTCACTCCTTATCAATCCAG TTACTGTTTGGAGAGTTCCTTGAATAGCACCAAGGCCAGAGGGAAGGTCCTGGTCTGTCGACATGCAGAGAGTTCGATGGAGTCAAAGCTGGAAAAGAGTGTGGTAGTGAAAGAAGCTGGTGGAGTTGGCATGATACTTGTTGATGAAGCAGATAAGGATGTTGCCATCCCATTTGTGATACCTGCAGCTATTGTTGGGAGGGAGAAAGTGGATCAGATCCTCTCTTATATTAAAAGCACACG GAAACCAGTGTCTAGAATTTTCCATGCAAAGACTACATTGGGGTCTCAACCAGCACCCCGCGTTGCAGCATTTTCTTCGAAAGGTCCCAATGCCTTGACCCCAGAGATTTTGAAG CCTGATGTCACAGCTCCTGGATTGAACATCCTTGCAGCCTGGTCTCCAGCAATTGGAAAACTGCATTTCAACATTCTTTCCGGTACTTCAATGGCTTGCCCACATGTAACAGGAATTGCTACCTTGATCAAAGCTGTTTATCCTTCATGGTCTCCATCTGCTATTAAATCAGCCATCATGACAactg CTACTATTTTGGATAAGAACGGCAAACCACTCATAGTGGATCCGGAAGGAAGAAGGGGTAATGCATTTGATTATGGCTCTGGGTTTGTGAACCCAACGAGAGTCCTTGATCCAGGACTCGTCTATGATGCAAAACCAAGAGACTACATATCATTTCTTTGTTCAATTGGTTATGACAAGAGGTCATTACATCTGGTTACAAGAGACAACAGTACATGTCATGGGGCCTTCAGAACACCATCTTCCCTGAACTATCCTTCTATCACGGTGCCTAATCTCAAGGACACCTTCTCAGTAACTCGAACTGTGACCAATGTTGGGAAAccaaaaagtatatataatgcTTTAGTTTCTTCTCCCAGGGGAATCAATGTCACTGTCGTGCCAAAGCGATTAATCTTTGACCGGTTCGGCCAGAAGATCAAGTTTACCGTGAAATTCAAGGTGGCTGCTCCATCAAAGGGATATGTTTTTGGGTTGTTGTCATGGAGGAACAGAGACTCACTGGTTAGTAGCCCTCTGGTTGTCCGGGTTGCACCTTCAAACTTGGGGCTGATGAGATAA